A DNA window from Allokutzneria albata contains the following coding sequences:
- a CDS encoding PH domain-containing protein, which yields MAYPDDLLSDDEQVVVHKHPHWKMLFFPVIVLLVVVGGGIYLATLVQETEWRTVGQIAIAVVGGILLIWFTFAPFVRWRTTHFVVTTHRLMVREGVLKRTGIDLPMSKINSVRSNQSLSDRLFGCGTLVVESASDEPLEFDDIPKVEHVRTVLYRETNDDPNDDFAPKQAR from the coding sequence GTGGCCTACCCGGACGATCTGCTTTCCGACGACGAGCAGGTCGTGGTGCACAAGCACCCGCACTGGAAGATGCTGTTCTTCCCCGTGATCGTGCTGCTCGTCGTTGTCGGCGGCGGCATCTATCTCGCCACCCTGGTGCAGGAGACCGAGTGGCGGACGGTCGGCCAGATCGCGATCGCCGTCGTGGGCGGCATCCTGCTCATCTGGTTCACCTTCGCGCCGTTCGTGCGCTGGCGCACGACGCATTTCGTGGTGACCACGCACCGGCTGATGGTGCGCGAGGGTGTGCTCAAGCGGACCGGCATCGACCTGCCGATGTCCAAGATCAACAGTGTTCGCTCGAACCAGTCGCTGTCCGACCGGCTCTTCGGCTGCGGCACCCTGGTCGTCGAGTCGGCCTCGGACGAACCGCTGGAGTTCGACGACATCCCCAAGGTCGAGCACGTCCGCACGGTGCTCTACCGCGAGACCAACGACGACCCGAACGACGACTTCGCGCCGAAGCAGGCTCGCTGA
- a CDS encoding hydroxymethylglutaryl-CoA lyase, producing the protein MGAREVGLPTRSVPLESFYPQRVTIWEVGARDGLQNEKSIVPVATKLEFLGRLADAGLTTLEATSFVHPKWVPQLADAEELLAGLERRPGVDYPVLVPNERGLDRALAAGVGHIAIFASATESFAKRNLNRTLDEQFEMFEPVVTRALAEGLRVRGYISMCFGDQWEGDVEPEQVHRVGERLLDMGCWQISLGDTIGVATPGLVEDVIAGFDEIDRLAVHFHDTYGQALANTLTALRCGVSTVDSSAGGLGGCPYAESATGNLATEDLVWALEGMGIEHGVDLDALARTSAWMAEQLGRPSPSRVVQALTG; encoded by the coding sequence ATGGGGGCTCGCGAGGTGGGCCTGCCGACCCGGTCGGTGCCGCTGGAGTCCTTCTACCCCCAGCGGGTGACGATCTGGGAGGTCGGCGCCCGCGACGGGTTGCAGAACGAGAAGTCGATCGTCCCGGTCGCGACCAAGCTGGAGTTCCTCGGCCGCCTCGCCGACGCGGGGCTGACCACGTTGGAGGCGACCAGTTTCGTGCACCCGAAGTGGGTGCCGCAGCTGGCCGACGCCGAGGAGCTGCTCGCCGGGCTGGAGCGCCGTCCTGGTGTCGACTACCCGGTGCTGGTGCCCAACGAGCGCGGACTGGACCGCGCGCTCGCGGCGGGGGTCGGCCACATCGCGATCTTCGCCAGTGCCACCGAGAGCTTCGCCAAGCGCAACCTCAACCGCACCCTGGACGAGCAGTTCGAGATGTTCGAGCCGGTCGTCACCAGGGCGCTGGCCGAGGGGCTGCGGGTGCGCGGCTACATCTCGATGTGCTTCGGCGACCAGTGGGAGGGCGACGTCGAGCCGGAGCAGGTGCACCGGGTCGGCGAGCGGCTGCTGGACATGGGCTGCTGGCAGATCTCCCTCGGCGACACCATCGGCGTCGCGACGCCGGGGCTGGTCGAGGACGTCATCGCGGGCTTCGACGAGATCGACCGGCTCGCCGTGCACTTCCACGACACCTACGGCCAGGCGCTGGCCAACACGCTGACCGCGCTGCGCTGTGGAGTGTCCACTGTGGACTCGTCGGCGGGCGGGCTCGGTGGCTGCCCCTACGCGGAGTCGGCCACCGGCAACCTCGCCACCGAGGACCTGGTGTGGGCGCTGGAGGGGATGGGCATCGAGCACGGCGTCGACCTGGACGCGCTCGCCAGGACCAGCGCGTGGATGGCCGAGCAGCTCGGCCGCCCGAGCCCGTCGCGGGTGGTCCAGGCGCTCACGGGATGA
- a CDS encoding GNAT family N-acetyltransferase has protein sequence MNVRPLDESTWPLLEELFGPRGAVEGCWCMWFRQSNAEQRANAGEGNRKALRDLVRSGAPVGLLAVQEERAVGWVAVAPRLDHSRLERSQVAKPVDLQEDLAGVWSVTCFFVHRSARRQGVTAALLDAAVEHARDGGARIVEGYPVDTEGAKRNSGSLYHGTLNLFRANGFEVVQRRGTRRALVRRVLR, from the coding sequence ATGAACGTCCGCCCGCTCGACGAGAGCACGTGGCCGCTGCTGGAGGAGCTGTTCGGGCCACGGGGCGCGGTCGAGGGCTGCTGGTGCATGTGGTTCCGGCAGAGCAACGCCGAGCAGCGCGCCAACGCGGGCGAGGGCAACCGGAAAGCCTTGCGGGACCTCGTCCGTTCCGGCGCGCCGGTCGGATTGCTTGCGGTACAAGAAGAACGCGCGGTCGGTTGGGTCGCGGTGGCGCCGCGGCTCGACCACTCGCGGCTCGAACGCTCCCAGGTCGCGAAACCCGTCGACCTACAAGAGGACTTGGCCGGTGTGTGGTCGGTGACGTGCTTCTTCGTCCACCGCTCCGCGCGCCGGCAGGGGGTGACGGCCGCTCTGTTGGACGCCGCTGTCGAGCACGCCAGGGACGGCGGCGCGCGGATCGTCGAGGGCTATCCCGTCGACACCGAAGGCGCCAAGCGGAACTCCGGCTCGCTCTACCACGGGACGCTGAACCTGTTCCGGGCCAACGGTTTCGAAGTTGTGCAGCGGCGTGGAACGCGGCGTGCGCTGGTTCGTAGGGTGCTCCGATGA
- a CDS encoding adenosylcobinamide amidohydrolase yields the protein MSEWTAPAPVLHWVESYPVLAWQADRPWLAISSGVHGGGIGERSWVVNATVGTNYDRADPGEHVAELAAASGLSGAGTGLLTAVDVRLAVTNADNGVVASATTGIGLHPTWAAARSSAAPVLDPASGSSLDAAPGTINVVCWSPVRMSEAALVNAVATVAEAKAQALREAEIPGTGTVTDAVVLLCPANGPAEAYGGPRSRIGSAMARAVHASIVEGLRVESPRYEPWTGS from the coding sequence ATGAGCGAGTGGACCGCGCCGGCACCGGTGCTGCACTGGGTGGAGTCCTATCCGGTCCTGGCCTGGCAGGCTGATCGGCCGTGGCTGGCGATCTCCTCCGGGGTGCACGGCGGCGGCATCGGCGAGCGTTCCTGGGTCGTCAACGCGACGGTCGGAACGAACTACGACCGCGCCGACCCCGGGGAGCACGTGGCCGAACTCGCTGCTGCGTCAGGGCTTTCCGGTGCGGGCACGGGATTGCTGACAGCCGTCGACGTCCGGCTGGCGGTGACCAACGCGGACAACGGCGTCGTGGCGTCCGCGACGACCGGGATCGGCCTGCACCCCACGTGGGCAGCGGCGCGATCCTCCGCGGCGCCGGTGCTCGACCCCGCAAGCGGGTCTTCGCTGGACGCGGCGCCGGGCACGATCAATGTCGTGTGCTGGTCACCGGTGCGGATGTCCGAGGCGGCCTTGGTGAACGCTGTCGCAACGGTGGCCGAGGCCAAGGCGCAGGCGTTGCGGGAGGCCGAGATCCCCGGCACCGGGACCGTCACCGACGCGGTCGTGTTGCTGTGCCCCGCGAACGGGCCCGCCGAAGCCTATGGCGGGCCCCGCTCGCGGATCGGCTCGGCGATGGCGCGCGCGGTCCACGCCTCGATCGTCGAAGGTCTCCGCGTGGAGTCCCCGCGCTACGAACCGTGGACCGGGTCCTGA
- a CDS encoding MaoC family dehydratase — MASFAYEDLTPGTVIDLGEVVVDKTEMLEFNERFDPQPFHLDEEAGRDSVLGGLCASGWFTASLWMRQYVDRVLAGSTSQGSPGGRDLSWRAPVYPGDVLRCRIEVVSARLSRTRPNLGLVEITGTANRGEECVMSFTFTGMFGTRD; from the coding sequence ATGGCATCGTTTGCGTACGAGGACCTGACTCCCGGCACGGTCATCGACCTCGGCGAGGTCGTCGTGGACAAGACGGAGATGCTCGAGTTCAACGAGCGCTTCGACCCGCAGCCGTTCCACCTCGACGAGGAGGCGGGCCGCGACTCCGTGCTCGGCGGGCTCTGCGCGTCCGGCTGGTTCACCGCGTCGCTGTGGATGCGCCAGTACGTCGACCGCGTGCTGGCCGGCTCCACCTCGCAGGGCTCGCCCGGCGGCAGGGACCTCTCGTGGCGCGCCCCGGTCTACCCCGGTGACGTCCTGCGGTGCCGGATCGAAGTGGTCTCCGCGCGCCTGTCCAGGACCCGCCCGAACCTCGGACTGGTGGAGATCACCGGCACCGCGAACCGGGGCGAGGAATGCGTCATGAGCTTCACGTTCACCGGCATGTTCGGCACCCGCGACTGA